A genomic window from Elaeis guineensis isolate ETL-2024a chromosome 3, EG11, whole genome shotgun sequence includes:
- the LOC105035688 gene encoding UDP-glycosyltransferase 73C6-like: MTNQILINGRDDPKLHFVLVPLMAQGHTIPMIDMARLLASRGVHVSVITTPVNAARIKTVIERVKASLLSIEFVPLPFPCSAVGLPKGCENIDTLPSKDHLQSFLDACALLREPLILHLKEQRLNPSCIISDVWHTWTGDVAQEFRIPRFAFNGFGGFSLLCRHIILTNELHKKTSDEMEVIVMPGFPHHLELLKAQMPGSFGGQGMEKFAEELKADQQRFDGMLVNSFDDLEALYIESFQKAIGKKVWTIGPMSLYNKDVADMAARGNLASIDENHCLRWLDSMKPNSVIYVSFGSIASPIFPQLVEIGLGLEASNHPFIWVIRAGDKSPEVEKWLSEGFEERVRSRGLIIRGWAPQVMILSHPAIGGFMTHCGWNSTLEGVTAGVPMVTWPHFAEQFVNEKLLVEVLKIGVAVGVKKMTRWGVESSEVLVKKDDVQKAVSTLMDEGKDGVERRKRAREMGEKARKAMEEGGSSCENMTLLIKQVQTDMLKLA, encoded by the coding sequence ATGACCAACCAAATTCTCATCAACGGTCGAGATGACCCAAAGCTTCACTTCGTGCTGGTTCCATTAATGGCCCAAGGGCACACAATCCCCATGATCGACATGGCTCGTCTGCTTGCCAGTCGAGGTGTCCATGTCAGCGTCATCACCACCCCCGTCAATGCTGCTCGAATCAAGACCGTTATCGAGCGTGTGAAGGCATCGCTACTTTCGATCGAGTTTGTGCCTCTCCCGTTCCCATGCAGTGCAGTAGGCCTGCCCAAGGGGTGCGAGAACATCGACACCTTGCCTTCCAAGGATCATCTCCAGAGCTTCTTGGATGCATGTGCTCTGCTCCGAGAGCCACTAATACTGCACCTCAAAGAGCAAAGGCTGAACCCGAGCTGCATCATCTCAGACGTCTGGCACACTTGGACCGGAGACGTCGCACAAGAGTTCCGCATCCCAAGGTTCGCATTCAATGGCTTCGGTGGCTTCTCTCTTCTCTGCAGGCACATCATCCTCACCAATGAGTTGCACAAAAAAACATCTGATGAGATGGAGGTCATCGTCATGCCTGGATTTCCCCATCATCTTGAGTTACTGAAGGCCCAAATGCCCGGGAGCTTCGGCGGACAAGGCATGGAGAAATTTGCGGAGGAGCTGAAGGCCGACCAGCAAAGGTTCGATGGCATGCTGGTGAACTCCTTCGATGACTTGGAGGCTCTGTACATTGAGAGCTTCCAAAAGGCCATAGGGAAGAAGGTTTGGACGATTGGACCGATGTCGCTCTACAATAAAGATGTCGCGGATATGGCTGCGAGGGGGAACCTGGCCTCGATCGATGAGAACCATTGTTTGCGTTGGCTGGATTCGATGAAGCCAAACTCCGTCATCTATGTGAGTTTTGGAAGCATTGCTAGCCCTATTTTTCCACAGCTTGTTGAGATTGGATTGGGGTTGGAGGCCTCCAACCATCCTTTTATCTGGGTGATAAGAGCTGGAGATAAGTCTCCGGAGGTGGAGAAATGGCTATCGGAGGGGTTCGAGGAGAGGGTGAGGTCGAGGGGTCTTATTATTAGAGGATGGGCACCGCAGGTGATGATCCTTTCACACCCGGCAATTGGAGGGTTCATGACGCACTGCGGATGGAACTCGACGCTGGAGGGGGTGACCGCAGGCGTGCCGATGGTAACATGGCCCCACTTTGCAGAGCAGTTTGTGAACGAGAAGCTGTTGGTGGAAGTGCTGAAAATTGGAGTTGCAGTTGGGGTTAAGAAAATGACCAGATGGGGGGTTGAGAGCAGTGAAGTATTGGTAAAGAAGGACGATGTACAGAAGGCAGTGAGTACATTGATGGATGAAGGGAAGGATGGGgtggagagaaggaagagggctAGGGAGATGGGGGAGAAGGCTCGGAAGGCGATGGAAGAAGGAGGGTCATCTTGCGAGAACATGACTCTCCTGATCAAACAAGTCCAGACTGACATGCTCAAACTAGCATAG